The following proteins are encoded in a genomic region of Chryseobacterium cucumeris:
- a CDS encoding aminotransferase class I/II-fold pyridoxal phosphate-dependent enzyme: MDIFERIKENPGPLGQFADYGEGYFIFPRLEGPIGPRMQFQGREVIFWSANDYLGLCNHPEVIEADAKAAAEYGMFYPMGARAMSGETDQHLQLERELADFVKKESAYLLNFGYQGMVSTIDALVSRNDVIVYDMDSHACIVDGVRLHSGKRFTYKHNDMASLEKNLQRATKVAEETGGGILVITEGVFGMRGQQGKIKEICDLKSKYQFRLLVDDAHGFGTLGKTGAGVGEEQDCNDQIDVYFSTFAKSMAGFGAFLAGDKEIIRYLKFNLRSQIFAKSLTMPMVIGGLKRLELLRSRPEIKAKLWENVYKLQNGLTERGFNIGDTNTCVTPVMMQGTPVEATLLVKDLRENYGIFTSVVVYPVIPKGMILLRLIPTASHTDAEINETLAAFEAIHDKLVGGYYKDQEQKLLQEQGLSFKPI, encoded by the coding sequence TTGGATATTTTTGAAAGAATAAAAGAAAATCCAGGACCACTTGGACAATTTGCAGATTATGGTGAAGGCTATTTTATTTTCCCAAGATTAGAGGGACCTATTGGCCCGAGAATGCAGTTTCAGGGGAGAGAAGTAATTTTCTGGAGTGCCAATGACTATTTAGGGCTGTGTAATCACCCTGAAGTAATAGAAGCGGATGCGAAAGCGGCTGCAGAATATGGAATGTTCTATCCAATGGGAGCAAGAGCAATGTCCGGAGAAACAGACCAGCACCTTCAGCTGGAAAGAGAACTGGCAGACTTCGTAAAAAAAGAATCAGCATACTTATTGAATTTCGGTTACCAGGGAATGGTTTCTACCATTGATGCTTTGGTAAGCAGAAATGATGTGATTGTTTATGATATGGATTCTCATGCCTGCATTGTGGATGGAGTAAGACTTCATTCCGGTAAAAGATTTACCTACAAGCATAATGATATGGCAAGTCTTGAGAAAAACCTTCAGAGAGCCACTAAGGTAGCTGAAGAAACAGGTGGAGGTATCCTTGTGATCACAGAAGGAGTTTTCGGGATGAGAGGACAACAGGGAAAAATCAAAGAGATCTGCGATCTTAAATCCAAATACCAGTTCAGACTTTTAGTAGATGATGCCCACGGTTTCGGAACTCTTGGTAAAACAGGAGCCGGTGTAGGTGAAGAGCAGGACTGTAACGATCAGATCGATGTCTATTTCTCTACATTTGCAAAATCAATGGCTGGTTTCGGAGCATTCCTTGCGGGTGACAAAGAAATCATCAGATATCTGAAATTCAACTTAAGATCACAAATCTTTGCAAAATCTCTTACGATGCCAATGGTAATCGGAGGATTAAAAAGACTGGAGCTATTGAGATCAAGACCTGAAATCAAAGCTAAACTTTGGGAGAATGTTTACAAATTACAAAACGGACTTACAGAAAGAGGATTCAATATTGGAGACACTAATACTTGTGTAACTCCGGTAATGATGCAGGGAACTCCTGTAGAGGCTACTCTATTGGTAAAAGATTTAAGAGAGAATTACGGTATTTTCACCTCTGTGGTGGTATATCCGGTCATTCCGAAGGGAATGATTCTTTTAAGACTGATTCCTACCGCTTCTCATACAGATGCAGAGATTAATGAAACTCTGGCAGCGTTTGAAGCAATTCATGATAAGTTAGTAGGTGGCTACTACAAAGATCAGGAACAAAAATTACTGCAGGAACAAGGATTAAGTTTTAAACCGATTTAA
- a CDS encoding B12-binding domain-containing radical SAM protein, which yields MKDLLLITPPFTQLNTPYPATAYIKGFLNTKNISSYQVDLGIDVILELFSKDGILKVFNKEIDLQNTSENSRRIYALREEYLKTIDQVIPFLQGKTPTLARQICSMNFLPEASRFNQLDDMEFAFGNMGLQDKAKHLATLYLEDISDYIVENIDADFGFSRYAERLGKSANSFDELYSKLCGEPTFIDEFTLKILQEKIETVQPKLVCFSIPFPGNLYSGFKCAQWIKKHYPHIKIAMGGGFPNTELREVKDQRVFEFFDFITLDDGELPLELLHQNLEITAGEGEFKRTFLLENNEVVYKNNSRRHDFKQSEIGTPDYTDLKLDQYISVIEIANPMHSLWSDGRWNKLTMAHGCYWGKCTFCDISLDYIKIYEPISAKILVDRIEELIRTTGETGFHFVDEAAPPALMREVALEILRRNLVVTWWTNIRFEKSFTRDLCYLLKLSGCVAVSGGLEVASDRLLKLIDKGVSVEQVANVTRNFTEAGIMVHAYLMYGYPTQTIQETVDSLEMVRQMFEMGILQSGFWHQFAMTAHSPVGISPEDFGVIPVKQEILFANNDVDFKDKTGIDHNRFSFGLKKSLFNYMHGVNFELPLQEWFDFKIPRTTIHPDYIHDCLLEDGQFQLKTNSKVVFLTKNVIAENRVKNKKKYSGTYTLLTFHLKTNIVKVELEQEKAEWLMNVLEENAVENSKKPTIQQLKNHFEENFDDFELFWFSKPMQQLKENGVILSL from the coding sequence TTGAAAGACCTGCTTCTTATTACTCCGCCTTTTACCCAACTTAATACTCCTTATCCTGCAACGGCTTATATTAAAGGATTTTTAAATACCAAAAATATTTCCAGCTACCAGGTAGATTTGGGGATCGATGTTATTTTGGAATTATTTTCAAAGGACGGAATACTCAAGGTTTTCAATAAAGAAATTGATCTTCAGAACACCTCTGAAAATTCCCGGAGAATTTATGCCTTAAGAGAAGAGTATTTAAAAACGATAGATCAGGTGATTCCTTTTCTACAGGGAAAAACACCTACACTGGCAAGACAGATCTGCAGCATGAACTTTCTTCCCGAAGCTTCCCGTTTCAACCAGCTGGATGATATGGAATTTGCTTTTGGAAATATGGGTCTTCAGGATAAGGCCAAACATCTGGCAACACTTTATTTAGAAGATATTTCCGATTATATTGTAGAAAATATTGATGCTGATTTTGGTTTCAGCAGATATGCGGAACGCCTTGGGAAAAGTGCCAATTCTTTTGATGAATTATATTCAAAACTGTGTGGTGAGCCTACCTTTATTGATGAGTTTACTTTAAAAATTCTTCAGGAAAAAATAGAAACTGTACAGCCAAAACTGGTTTGCTTTTCAATACCGTTTCCCGGTAATCTGTATTCCGGTTTCAAATGTGCTCAATGGATCAAAAAGCATTATCCTCACATTAAAATTGCGATGGGAGGAGGATTTCCCAATACAGAATTAAGAGAAGTTAAAGACCAGAGAGTATTTGAATTTTTTGATTTTATTACTTTAGATGACGGTGAGCTTCCATTGGAACTTCTTCACCAAAATTTAGAAATTACCGCCGGAGAAGGTGAATTTAAAAGAACTTTTCTTCTAGAAAATAATGAAGTTGTTTACAAGAATAATTCTAGAAGACACGACTTCAAACAGTCTGAAATAGGTACTCCTGATTATACAGATTTAAAACTGGATCAATATATTTCCGTTATCGAAATCGCCAATCCGATGCACAGTTTATGGAGCGACGGACGATGGAACAAACTGACGATGGCACACGGATGCTACTGGGGAAAATGTACATTCTGTGATATTTCTTTAGACTATATTAAAATCTACGAACCTATTTCTGCGAAAATTCTGGTAGACCGGATTGAAGAACTGATCCGTACAACCGGTGAGACAGGATTCCATTTTGTAGATGAAGCTGCTCCACCTGCCCTTATGAGAGAGGTTGCTCTGGAAATTCTCCGAAGAAATCTGGTGGTTACCTGGTGGACCAATATCCGTTTTGAAAAAAGCTTTACCCGTGATCTCTGTTATCTTCTGAAGCTTTCAGGATGCGTGGCTGTTTCCGGTGGACTTGAAGTAGCAAGTGACAGACTGCTGAAATTAATTGATAAAGGAGTTTCTGTGGAACAGGTTGCCAATGTAACAAGAAATTTTACAGAAGCAGGAATTATGGTTCATGCGTATCTGATGTATGGCTATCCTACCCAAACCATTCAGGAAACTGTAGACTCCCTTGAAATGGTAAGACAAATGTTTGAAATGGGAATCCTTCAGAGTGGTTTCTGGCATCAGTTTGCGATGACAGCTCATTCACCAGTGGGAATAAGCCCGGAAGATTTTGGAGTCATTCCGGTAAAGCAGGAAATTTTGTTTGCCAATAACGATGTAGATTTTAAAGATAAAACCGGAATCGATCATAACAGGTTCAGCTTCGGATTAAAGAAATCTTTATTCAATTATATGCATGGAGTCAATTTCGAACTGCCGCTTCAGGAATGGTTTGATTTTAAAATTCCAAGAACAACCATTCATCCGGATTATATTCACGACTGTCTTTTGGAAGATGGGCAGTTTCAGTTGAAGACCAATTCCAAAGTTGTCTTTTTAACCAAAAATGTAATCGCTGAGAATCGCGTAAAAAATAAAAAGAAATATTCTGGTACGTATACGCTTCTTACATTCCACTTAAAAACCAATATTGTGAAGGTTGAGCTGGAACAGGAAAAAGCAGAATGGCTGATGAATGTACTGGAAGAAAATGCTGTTGAAAATTCTAAAAAACCTACTATTCAACAACTTAAGAATCATTTTGAAGAAAATTTCGATGATTTTGAGCTGTTCTGGTTCTCAAAACCAATGCAGCAATTGAAGGAAAACGGCGTAATTTTAAGTTTATAA
- a CDS encoding DUF2723 domain-containing protein: MKNWTFRQWNTVSGWVIFVIAFFTYLSTIEPNFSFWDCGEYISSAVKLEVTHAPGAALFQIVGAVAAIFALGKGENYSIVINAMSALFSALTILFLFWTITHFVRRLLNKDFEEITKHQEISILFAGAVGALCFTFSDTFWFSAVEGEVYSMASMFIALLVWLITKWENEYQAGDSERWIILIFFVLGLSVGVHMMCMLAIPAVCLVYYARNYKFTWKNFIWANLITLGILIIVFKIIFPLIMTMFGRLEIFFVNGLGLPFHSGTIAAFILMVAICYFLIKYARKAKRNIYQTAALSVVFMMIGFSCWMVIPIRANANPPMNLNDPDTAIGMLDYYNREQYGDWPTIYGQNYTAFLDANGIEKNEDGSFKTKKTGEIYEKDEKTGTYRKTGDRFNYVFNKSQVSLMPRMFNEDKDVMANYISMYGAPDFTFNYSNEDVADNPQAKQIFDELRAKYEDKSITASDYLKVKPYNLINVQKPSFLQNMDYFITFQNGYYFVRYLMWNFVGRQNDLEGNMESTKGNWISGIPFVDNAVVGNQDKMPAKFKNESTVKFFFLPLILGLIGFFFQLNRDFGRFYALLSLFILTSVGIVFYTGVKPFEPRERDYAMVGSFYAFAIWIGLGAGAILWFLQSKIKSNGANIALGVVLLGVPFMMGFQNYNVHDRSNRYTAYDYAYSVLKSLPKNDILFVYGDNDTYPVWAIQETEQFRDDVKVVNFTLASTPWNLDQIKRRTYNAMGIPSQLTHDDYRDGVNDQIYMMKKEDWEGVFSMLKEQGAPETEFQSFRKYLTQDSLTLKQAIEFIKFKSPEKDELLKMYFGEEKFEKYNILPVNKFILPVNKENALKAGIINKEDLPNVANQIMITYKGNTLYKNNLILMDLLANFDWKRPINFSSGGIYDSENIFYLNDYLQFDGFSYRLIPIQTPPSADGDMGRVDANSLYNVVKNFRWGNFKNLNAHFDETATSNIISYRMSASRAAAALALSGQKAKALEILDLAAKEIPAEKYNDPRSLSSIVSGYIIAGQEQKGLQIAEVLKKGIFEEYDYYLSLSKADQSYLRRQMRTKPMEYSLVVSAVTDAYTKIGQKEKAYAYLVKSIEPIDKKFNVFIKDLQEMGRDKAMKESENVQEITPFYQYLFDVMEPYDSTYSKEKENQITTAIIKATK; encoded by the coding sequence ATGAAAAATTGGACTTTTAGGCAATGGAACACCGTTTCAGGATGGGTGATTTTCGTTATTGCTTTCTTTACGTACTTGTCCACCATAGAACCCAATTTCAGTTTCTGGGATTGTGGCGAGTACATTTCTTCTGCAGTAAAACTTGAAGTAACGCACGCTCCCGGAGCTGCTTTATTCCAGATAGTGGGTGCCGTGGCAGCCATTTTTGCATTAGGGAAAGGCGAAAACTATTCTATCGTGATCAACGCGATGTCTGCATTGTTCAGTGCGCTGACTATTTTATTTTTGTTTTGGACGATCACTCATTTTGTGAGAAGACTTTTAAACAAAGATTTTGAAGAAATTACAAAACATCAGGAAATCTCTATTTTATTTGCGGGAGCAGTGGGAGCACTTTGCTTTACATTCTCAGATACGTTCTGGTTCTCTGCGGTAGAGGGAGAGGTTTACTCTATGGCTTCTATGTTCATTGCGCTTTTGGTCTGGTTAATCACCAAATGGGAGAATGAGTATCAGGCGGGAGACAGTGAAAGATGGATTATTCTTATTTTCTTCGTTTTAGGACTTTCTGTAGGAGTACATATGATGTGTATGCTGGCAATTCCTGCAGTATGTCTGGTATACTATGCAAGAAATTACAAGTTTACCTGGAAAAACTTTATCTGGGCAAACCTTATTACATTAGGGATTTTGATTATTGTTTTCAAAATTATCTTCCCTTTAATTATGACAATGTTCGGAAGACTTGAGATTTTCTTTGTGAATGGTCTTGGACTTCCTTTCCACTCCGGAACCATTGCAGCGTTTATTTTAATGGTAGCGATCTGCTACTTCTTAATTAAATATGCAAGAAAGGCAAAAAGAAACATTTATCAGACGGCTGCATTATCTGTAGTTTTCATGATGATAGGGTTCTCCTGCTGGATGGTTATTCCTATCAGAGCGAATGCCAACCCGCCAATGAACCTTAATGATCCGGATACGGCAATCGGTATGCTCGATTATTATAACAGAGAGCAGTATGGTGACTGGCCTACTATTTACGGACAAAACTACACGGCATTCCTTGATGCTAACGGAATTGAGAAAAACGAAGACGGAAGTTTCAAAACAAAGAAAACCGGGGAAATCTATGAAAAAGATGAAAAAACCGGAACCTACAGAAAAACGGGAGACCGTTTCAATTATGTATTCAACAAGTCTCAGGTAAGCTTAATGCCGAGAATGTTTAATGAAGATAAGGATGTAATGGCCAACTATATTTCTATGTATGGCGCTCCTGATTTTACATTCAATTATTCTAATGAAGATGTGGCAGACAATCCGCAGGCAAAGCAGATCTTTGACGAACTGAGAGCAAAATATGAAGATAAATCAATTACCGCTTCAGATTATCTGAAAGTAAAACCTTATAATCTGATCAATGTTCAGAAGCCTTCATTTCTTCAGAATATGGATTATTTTATTACTTTCCAGAACGGATATTACTTTGTAAGATATCTGATGTGGAACTTCGTAGGAAGACAAAATGATCTTGAAGGAAACATGGAAAGCACAAAAGGAAACTGGATTTCCGGAATTCCTTTCGTTGATAATGCTGTGGTAGGAAATCAGGATAAAATGCCTGCTAAATTTAAGAATGAAAGTACAGTTAAATTCTTCTTCCTTCCGTTAATTTTAGGATTGATTGGGTTCTTCTTCCAGTTGAACAGAGATTTCGGAAGATTCTATGCATTGTTATCTTTATTTATTTTAACAAGTGTAGGGATTGTTTTCTATACTGGGGTAAAACCTTTTGAACCGAGAGAAAGAGATTATGCAATGGTAGGTTCTTTCTATGCATTTGCGATCTGGATCGGTTTGGGTGCCGGAGCTATTCTTTGGTTCTTACAATCTAAAATAAAATCAAACGGGGCTAATATTGCTCTGGGAGTGGTTTTATTAGGAGTACCATTCATGATGGGCTTCCAGAACTATAATGTTCATGACAGAAGCAACAGATATACTGCATACGACTATGCGTATTCAGTGTTAAAATCATTGCCGAAAAACGATATCCTTTTCGTTTACGGAGATAACGATACTTACCCGGTTTGGGCTATTCAGGAGACAGAACAGTTCAGGGATGATGTGAAGGTGGTTAACTTTACTCTTGCTTCAACTCCATGGAATCTGGATCAAATCAAAAGAAGAACGTACAATGCGATGGGAATCCCTAGTCAGCTGACGCATGACGACTATAGAGATGGTGTAAACGACCAGATCTACATGATGAAGAAGGAAGATTGGGAAGGTGTTTTCTCTATGTTGAAAGAACAGGGAGCGCCGGAAACAGAATTCCAGTCGTTCAGAAAATATCTTACTCAGGATTCGTTAACGTTGAAACAAGCAATTGAATTCATTAAGTTCAAATCTCCTGAAAAAGACGAATTGTTGAAAATGTACTTCGGAGAAGAGAAATTTGAAAAATACAATATCCTTCCGGTAAACAAATTCATCCTTCCTGTTAACAAAGAAAATGCTTTAAAAGCAGGAATTATCAACAAAGAAGATCTTCCGAATGTTGCCAATCAGATCATGATTACTTACAAAGGAAATACGCTTTATAAGAATAACCTGATTTTGATGGATCTTTTAGCGAACTTCGACTGGAAGCGTCCGATCAACTTCTCATCAGGAGGTATTTATGACAGTGAGAATATTTTCTATCTGAACGATTATCTTCAGTTTGATGGATTCAGTTACCGATTAATTCCTATCCAGACGCCTCCGAGCGCTGATGGAGATATGGGACGAGTAGATGCCAATTCTCTTTATAATGTAGTGAAAAACTTCAGATGGGGGAACTTCAAAAACTTAAATGCTCACTTTGATGAAACGGCTACTTCCAATATCATCAGCTATAGAATGTCAGCGAGCAGAGCGGCAGCAGCCCTTGCATTAAGCGGACAGAAAGCTAAAGCATTGGAAATTCTGGATCTTGCAGCCAAAGAAATTCCGGCAGAGAAATATAATGATCCCCGTTCATTAAGTTCAATTGTTTCAGGATACATCATTGCAGGACAGGAACAGAAAGGTCTTCAGATTGCTGAAGTGCTTAAAAAAGGAATCTTTGAAGAGTATGATTATTATTTAAGTCTTTCCAAAGCAGATCAAAGCTATCTGAGAAGACAGATGAGAACAAAACCAATGGAATATTCTCTTGTGGTTTCTGCAGTAACAGATGCTTATACAAAGATCGGACAGAAAGAAAAAGCATATGCTTATCTGGTAAAATCCATAGAACCGATTGACAAGAAGTTCAATGTATTTATCAAAGATCTTCAGGAAATGGGCAGAGATAAGGCGATGAAAGAGTCTGAAAATGTACAGGAAATTACGCCATTCTATCAGTACTTATTTGATGTGATGGAGCCTTATGATTCTACCTATTCCAAAGAAAAGGAAAATCAGATTACGACTGCGATTATCAAAGCAACAAAATAA
- the atpD gene encoding F0F1 ATP synthase subunit beta, giving the protein MANQIKGKISQIIGPVIDVVFTDVEAVPAIYDALEITKENGEKVVLEVEQHIGEDTVRCIAMDATDGLKRGQDVIGYGNPIMMPIGEAVNGRLFNVVGDAIDGLQDISKDGGLPIHRPAPKFDQLSTSAEVLFTGIKVIDLVEPYAKGGKIGLFGGAGVGKTVLIQELINNIAKGHGGLSVFAGVGERTREGNDLLREMLESGIIKYGDDFMHSMENGGWDLSKVDLEAMKDSKAAFVFGQMNEPPGARARVALSGLTLAEYYRDGGESGQGRDVLFFVDNIFRFTQAGSEVSALLGRMPSAVGYQPTLASEMGAMQERITSTKNGSITSVQAVYVPADDLTDPAPATTFAHLDATTVLDRKIASLGIYPAVDPLASTSRILAPEVIGHDHYNCAQRVKEILQRYKALQDIIAILGMEELSEEDKAVVYRARKVQRFLSQPFHVAEQFTGIPGSLVDIKDTIKGFNMIMDGELDHLPEAAFNLKGTIEEAIEAGQKMLAENA; this is encoded by the coding sequence ATGGCAAACCAAATTAAAGGTAAAATTTCTCAAATTATTGGTCCGGTAATCGACGTTGTCTTCACAGATGTGGAAGCTGTTCCAGCAATCTATGACGCGTTAGAAATTACAAAAGAAAACGGTGAAAAAGTAGTTTTAGAGGTAGAACAACATATTGGCGAAGATACAGTAAGATGTATCGCAATGGACGCTACTGACGGTCTTAAAAGAGGGCAGGACGTAATTGGATACGGAAATCCTATTATGATGCCTATCGGAGAGGCTGTAAACGGAAGACTATTCAACGTTGTTGGTGATGCTATCGACGGACTTCAAGATATTTCTAAGGATGGTGGTCTTCCAATTCACAGACCAGCTCCAAAATTTGATCAATTATCAACTTCAGCAGAAGTTTTATTTACAGGTATTAAAGTAATCGACCTAGTTGAGCCTTATGCAAAAGGAGGTAAAATTGGATTGTTCGGTGGTGCCGGTGTAGGTAAAACAGTATTGATCCAGGAGTTGATTAACAATATTGCAAAAGGACACGGAGGTCTTTCTGTATTCGCCGGAGTAGGTGAAAGAACGAGAGAAGGAAATGACCTTTTGAGAGAGATGTTGGAATCAGGTATTATCAAGTATGGTGATGATTTCATGCACTCTATGGAAAACGGAGGCTGGGATCTTTCTAAAGTAGACTTAGAAGCTATGAAAGATTCAAAAGCTGCGTTCGTTTTCGGACAGATGAACGAGCCGCCAGGTGCAAGAGCGAGAGTAGCACTTTCTGGTCTTACATTGGCTGAGTACTACAGAGACGGTGGAGAAAGCGGACAAGGTAGAGACGTACTTTTCTTCGTAGACAACATCTTCCGTTTTACACAGGCTGGTTCTGAGGTATCTGCACTTCTTGGTCGTATGCCATCAGCGGTAGGTTACCAACCAACGCTAGCTTCTGAAATGGGTGCGATGCAGGAAAGAATTACTTCAACTAAAAATGGTTCAATTACTTCAGTACAGGCGGTATACGTACCTGCGGATGACTTAACTGACCCGGCTCCTGCAACTACGTTTGCTCACTTGGATGCAACTACGGTACTTGACAGAAAGATTGCTTCATTAGGTATCTATCCAGCGGTAGATCCACTAGCTTCTACTTCTAGAATCCTTGCTCCTGAAGTTATCGGTCACGATCACTACAACTGTGCTCAAAGAGTAAAAGAAATCCTTCAAAGATATAAAGCACTTCAGGATATCATCGCAATCCTTGGTATGGAAGAACTTTCTGAAGAAGATAAAGCTGTTGTATACCGTGCAAGAAAAGTTCAGAGATTCTTATCTCAGCCTTTCCACGTAGCAGAGCAGTTTACAGGTATCCCAGGATCATTGGTAGACATCAAAGATACAATCAAAGGATTCAACATGATTATGGATGGTGAATTAGATCACTTACCAGAAGCAGCTTTCAACCTGAAAGGAACTATCGAAGAAGCTATCGAAGCAGGACAAAAAATGTTAGCTGAAAACGCTTAA
- a CDS encoding PLP-dependent cysteine synthase family protein: MSNVYDNILGLIGHTPMVKLNTVTKDIPATIYAKLESYNPGHSTKDRIALHIIENAEKKGLLKEDSVVVETTSGNTGFSIAMVCIIKGYKCILAVSDKTKPEKIAYLKALGATVYICPANVPADDPRSYYEVAKRIAQETPNSIYINQYFNELNIDAHYQTTGPEIWEQTQGKITHLFACTGTGGTLSGSAKFLKEKNPDIKIIGVDADGSILKSYHETGEIHKEDVHPYQIEGMGKNLIPSALLFDKVDEFVRVNDEMSAYRTREIALKEAIMGGYTTGAVTQGLMQYAQSHELTENDVVVLIYPDHGSRYITKVYSDKWMAEQGFVNNCVHNYDEVFKTEFIK; encoded by the coding sequence ATGAGTAATGTTTACGATAATATTCTTGGCCTGATAGGACACACTCCGATGGTGAAGCTAAATACTGTGACAAAAGATATTCCAGCAACCATTTATGCCAAGTTAGAATCATATAATCCTGGACATTCCACTAAAGACCGAATCGCACTTCATATTATAGAAAACGCAGAGAAAAAAGGCCTTTTAAAAGAAGATTCTGTAGTTGTAGAAACTACTTCCGGTAATACCGGGTTTTCTATTGCGATGGTATGTATCATTAAGGGATATAAATGTATTCTTGCAGTAAGTGATAAAACAAAACCTGAAAAAATTGCTTATCTGAAAGCATTGGGAGCTACGGTATATATATGCCCGGCCAATGTACCGGCAGATGATCCAAGGTCATATTATGAAGTAGCTAAAAGAATCGCTCAGGAAACTCCTAATTCTATTTACATCAATCAATATTTTAACGAATTGAATATTGATGCACACTATCAGACAACAGGTCCCGAGATCTGGGAACAGACACAAGGTAAGATCACTCACCTTTTTGCCTGCACCGGAACGGGGGGTACGCTGTCTGGTTCTGCCAAATTTTTGAAGGAAAAAAATCCTGATATCAAGATTATTGGTGTAGATGCAGACGGTTCGATCCTTAAAAGCTATCACGAAACAGGAGAAATACATAAAGAAGATGTACATCCTTATCAGATTGAAGGAATGGGTAAAAACCTGATCCCTTCTGCCCTGCTTTTTGACAAGGTAGATGAGTTTGTAAGGGTAAATGATGAAATGTCCGCGTACAGAACCCGCGAAATTGCTTTGAAAGAAGCCATCATGGGAGGTTATACTACCGGAGCTGTAACCCAGGGATTGATGCAGTATGCCCAGTCTCATGAACTTACAGAAAATGACGTAGTTGTTTTGATTTATCCTGACCACGGTTCCAGATACATCACTAAAGTATACAGTGACAAATGGATGGCAGAACAAGGATTTGTTAACAACTGTGTTCACAACTATGACGAAGTTTTCAAAACCGAGTTTATCAAATAA
- a CDS encoding FoF1 ATP synthase subunit delta/epsilon, which produces MNIKILTPEYVVFEGEVDSVLLPGKNGEFHIMKNHAGIVSSLIGGDVKLFANSIDEAYAKNFTKEAGKDSVFAYAIKSGVVEFNHNKGIILCE; this is translated from the coding sequence ATGAATATAAAAATTTTAACACCAGAATACGTAGTTTTTGAAGGAGAAGTAGACTCAGTATTATTGCCTGGAAAAAATGGTGAATTTCACATCATGAAAAACCACGCAGGAATTGTTTCTTCTTTAATCGGAGGTGATGTAAAGCTTTTTGCTAACTCTATTGATGAGGCTTATGCTAAAAATTTCACTAAAGAAGCCGGAAAAGACTCTGTTTTTGCTTATGCTATCAAAAGCGGTGTTGTAGAATTTAATCATAATAAAGGAATTATCCTTTGTGAATAA
- a CDS encoding DMT family transporter, translating to MKLRGYTLGILSAVSYGLIPIFILPVKQAHFSMDITLFYRFFFSALMVGGYLLYSGESFRINKKEVLILAILGICYALSSEFLFLGYDFLTPGIASTVLFIYPIIVALIMLFFYKERLTRLSGASLLLAFAGVIVLCLKGKGLEINFAGLGIVMLSSLFYALYMVIVNKSNIKVSGFKLTFYSMLFTSLFFMSKAVTAHASFAIPSTEIFINFLIFAFLTTVISSLCLVYAIKYIGSTPVAILGALEPVVAVLISVLMFHEKFTLNLLIGITLILLGVTLNVIGDQKKINHI from the coding sequence ATGAAACTTAGAGGTTACACACTGGGAATTTTGTCGGCCGTTTCCTATGGTCTGATTCCGATTTTTATTCTGCCCGTAAAGCAGGCGCATTTTTCAATGGATATTACGCTGTTTTACAGATTTTTCTTTTCAGCATTAATGGTGGGAGGATATCTGCTGTATTCAGGGGAGAGTTTTAGAATCAATAAAAAAGAGGTCTTAATCCTGGCCATCCTTGGTATCTGTTATGCCCTTTCTTCAGAGTTTCTCTTTTTGGGGTATGATTTCCTGACACCGGGGATTGCCTCTACCGTTTTATTTATTTATCCTATTATTGTCGCATTGATCATGCTTTTCTTTTATAAGGAGAGGCTTACCAGATTATCCGGAGCTTCTTTACTTCTTGCTTTCGCGGGAGTTATTGTTTTATGTTTAAAAGGAAAAGGACTGGAAATCAACTTTGCAGGGTTGGGAATTGTCATGCTCAGTTCACTGTTCTATGCTTTATATATGGTTATCGTCAACAAGTCGAATATCAAGGTTTCCGGATTCAAGCTTACATTTTATTCAATGCTTTTCACCTCACTGTTCTTTATGTCCAAAGCGGTCACAGCACATGCATCGTTTGCTATTCCTTCAACAGAGATCTTCATTAACTTCCTTATTTTTGCCTTTCTGACTACAGTGATCTCCAGTCTTTGTCTGGTATATGCTATTAAATATATCGGATCTACTCCTGTGGCTATTTTAGGAGCTTTGGAACCTGTTGTTGCTGTATTGATCAGTGTCCTGATGTTTCATGAAAAATTCACTCTGAATTTACTCATCGGGATTACTTTAATTCTTTTGGGAGTTACCCTGAATGTGATTGGAGACCAAAAGAAAATAAACCATATCTAA